The Macrobrachium nipponense isolate FS-2020 chromosome 1, ASM1510439v2, whole genome shotgun sequence genome includes a window with the following:
- the LOC135220261 gene encoding prolactin-releasing peptide receptor-like, whose product MLESDASAYSPWMESLGDLQTRPNDTGWWLYDHNFTKLQNDSLPSNLTLEATNNSSLLDSNILSYSVTQAIFYIEYFTIFLLGIFGNCLVCYVVFRNKNMHTVTNYFITNLALADILLCVLAVPFTPLYTFMGEWLFGSVLCHIVTMAQGTSVYVSSLTLMSIAIDRFFVILYPFRPRLKVTTCYFIIISIWLFSLSSTFPYALYMGQVEFQQKFYCEELWPSELFRQVFSGFTAIMQFVVPFIIILYCYVKISIRMSQRVKAKPGSKNSRKEEADRERKRRTNRMLIAMVTIFGISWLPVNVVHLVGDYYAQASSWDYYNLCFFITHVIAMSSTCYNPFLYAWLNDNFRKEFQLVLPCFKKKTSAHRVGHGSRSERTCCNGNAAKDEAFRKLSDKNRDKNEDKKESVYRLGSGGSQHLGDDACGVEEEAVNEVALQGRPQSGGEGRVSGQESHQMKTFVIEMPPQENGSTTDQASHPLIGAEASEYF is encoded by the coding sequence ATGCTCGAATCTGACGCTAGCGCATATAGCCCGTGGATGGAGTCTTTGGGTGACTTACAAACTCGCCCGAATGACACTGGATGGTGGTTATATGACCATAACTTCACGAAATTACAGAATGACTCTCTCCCTAGCAACCTCACCCTTGAGGCAACAAACAACTCGTCTTTACTGGACAGTAACATTTTGTCTTATTCAGTGACTCAAGCCATCTTCTATATTGAGTATTTCACGATATTTTTACTCGGGATTTTTGGGAACTGTTTAGTTTGCTATGTAGTGTTCCGTAACAAAAACATGCACACGGTGACGAACTATTTTATAACGAATCTTGCCCTCGCTGACATCTTGCTGTGCGTCCTCGCCGTTCCCTTCACGCCACTGTACACGTTCATGGGCGAATGGCTGTTTGGCAGTGTCCTGTGCCATATCGTCACCATGGCTCAAGGGACGAGCGTCTACGTCTCGTCTCTGACTCTAATGTCGATCGCCATCGACAGGTTCTTCGTCATTCTCTATCCCTTCCGACCTCGACTGAAGGTGACAACCTGTTACTTCATCATTATATCCATATGGCTGTTCTCCCTGTCGTCTACCTTCCCCTACGCCCTCTACATGGGCCAGGTGGAATTTCAGCAGAAATTCTACTGTGAGGAGCTTTGGCCCTCGGAGTTGTTCCGTCAAGTCTTCAGTGGCTTCACAGCCATTATGCAGTTCGTGGTGCCCTTCATCATCATTCTCTACTGCTACGTCAAGATCTCCATCAGGATGAGCCAGAGAGTCAAGGCGAAGCCCGGCAGCAAAAATTCCCGGAAGGAAGAGGCTGATCGTGAGAGGAAACGCCGCACGAACCGTATGTTGATCGCCATGGTGACCATTTTCGGCATATCCTGGCTACCGGTCAACGTGGTCCACCTGGTTGGGGATTACTATGCCCAGGCTAGCTCCTGGGATTACTATAACCTGTGCTTCTTTATAACGCATGTGATAGCCATGTCGTCCACGTGCTACAACCCTTTCCTGTACGCTTGGCTGAACGATAATTTCCGCAAGGAATTCCAGCTGGTGCTGCCCTGCTTCAAAAAGAAGACCTCGGCCCACCGCGTGGGTCATGGCTCCCGTTCTGAAAGAACTTGTTGCAATGGCAACGCGGCCAAAGACGAAGCCTTCAGAAAGCTGAGTGACAAAAACAGAGACAAAAATGAGGATAAGAAGGAATCCGTCTACAGATTAGGGAGTGGGGGCTCGCAACACTTAGGGGACGATGCCTGTGGTGTGGAGGAGGAGGCCGTGAATGAGGTTGCCCTGCAAGGACGCCCTCAGAGTGGAGGGGAAGGCAGAGTCTCTGGTCAAGAATCTCATCAGATGAAGACCTTTGTCATTGAAATGCCACCTCAGGAGAACGGGTCAACCACTGACCAGGCTTCTCATCCGCTTATTGGCGCAGAAGCCTCAGAGTACTTTTAA